The proteins below come from a single Triticum aestivum cultivar Chinese Spring chromosome 5D, IWGSC CS RefSeq v2.1, whole genome shotgun sequence genomic window:
- the LOC123119004 gene encoding microtubule-associated protein 70-1 has product MADPYGDGRALRNHPPPAQQQRPRLKPALEMEDLISLLHGSDPVRVELTRLENDLHYKEKELGDAQAEIKALRLSERAREKAVEDLTEELAKVDGKLKLTESLLESKNLEAKKINDEKKAALAAQFAAEATLRRVHAAQKDDDMPPIEAILAPLEAELKLARQEIAKLQDDNRALDRLTKSKEAALLEAERTVQIALAKASLVDDLQNKNQELMKQIEICQEENKILDRMHRQKVAEVEKLTQTVRELEEAVLAGGAAANAVRDYQRKVQEMNEEMKTLDRELARAKVSANRVAVVVANEWKDGNDKVMPVKQWLEERRLLQGEMQQLRDKLAIAERAARSEAQLKDKFQLRLKVLEEGLRMSTSRTNASAARRQSIGGAESASKTNGFLSKRPSFQMRTSVSTTTTTLVNHAKGASKSFDGGCRSLDRYKGHVNGVGMNVSTDSSEDKESNNSDEKPSEFTSVESEDTVSGMLYDMLQKEVVALRKACHEKDQSLKDKDDAVEMLAKKVDTLTKAMESEAKKMRRDVAAMEKEVVAMRLEKEQDTKARRFGSSSASANSSQMPPGRTLPRSGSARNM; this is encoded by the exons atggccgaTCCGTACGGCGACGGCCGGGCGCTGAGGAACCATCCGCCGCCGGCGCAGCAGCAGCGGCCCAGGCTGAAGCCGGCGCTGGAGATGGAGGACCTCATCAGTCTGCTCCACGGCTCCGATCCCGTCCGCGTCGAGCTCACCCGCCTCGAGAACGACCTCCACT ACAAGGAGAAGGAGCTCGGCGACGCGCAGGCGGAGATCAAGGCCCTGCGCCTCTCCGAGCGGGCGCGCGAGAAGGCCGTCGAGGAT CTTACCGAAGAACTGGCAAAGGTGGATGGGAAGCTCAAGCTCACAGAGTCTCTCCTGGAAAGCAAG AACCTTGAAGCCAAGAAGATCAACGACGAGAAGAAAGCAGCGCTTGCTGCCCAGTTTGCAGCCGAGGCTACGCTGCGGAGGGTTCATGCAGCGCAGAAGGACGATGACATGCCTCCCATCGAGGCCATCCTTGCgccgctggaggccgagctgaaacTAGCCCGTCAAGAG ATTGCAAAATTACAAGATGACAACAGGGCATTGGACCGTCTTACAAAATCCAAGGAAGCTGCTCTGCTGGAAGCAGAGAGGACAGTTCAGATAGCATTAGCGAAAGCTTCCTTGGTGGATGATTtacaaaacaaaaaccaagaatTGATGAAACAGATCGAGATATGTCAG GAAGAGAACAAAATCTTGGACAGAATGCACCGCCAGAAGGTTGCTGAGGTCGAAAAGCTTACTCAGACTGTCAGAGAGCTAGAAGAAGCTGTTCTTGCTGGTGGTGCCGCCGCAAATGCTGTGAGGGACTATCAGCGGAAAGTTCAGGAGATGAAT GAGGAAATGAAAACTCTGGATCGTGAGCTTGCTCGTGCAAAGGTTTCAGCAAATAGGGTCGCGGTAGTGGTGGCAAATGAGTGGAAAGATGGCAATGATAAAGTAATGCCTGTTAAGCAATGGCTCGAAGAACGGAGGCTTCTCCAA GGAGAAATGCAGCAACTCCGTGATAAACTTGCTATAGCAGAGAGGGCTGCAAGATCAGAAGCTCAACTAAAG GACAAGTTCCAGCTACGGCTTAAAGTACTCGAGGAAGGATTGAGAATGTCAACATCTCGAACCAATGCAAGTGCTGCGCGCCGTCAGTCTATTGGTGGTGCTGAGAGTGCATCTAAGACCAATGGCTTTCTATCAAAGCGGCCATCATTCCAGATGAGAACATCGGTATCTACCACCACGACTACTCTTGTGAACCATGCAAAGGGGGCATCCAAGTCTTTTGATGGAGGGTGTAGATCACTTGACCGTTATAAGGGCCATGTAAATGGGGTTGGCATGAACGTATCTACCGACTCCAGTGAGGATAAGGAGTCAAACAACTCAGATGAGAAGCCTAGTGAATTTACATCTGTTGAGTCGGAGGACACGGTGTCAGGTATGCTGTATGATATGCTGCAAAAGGAGGTCGTTGCTCTAAGGAAGGCTTGTCATGAAAAGGACCAAAGCTTGAAAGACAAGGACGATGCAGTTGAG ATGTTGGCTAAGAAAGTCGACACTTTAACAAAGGCGATGGAGTCAGAGGCAAAGAAGATGAGACGGGATGTAGCTGCCATGGAAAAGGAGGTGGTGGCTATGCGATTAGAGAAAGAGCAGGATACGAAGGCAAGAAGGTTCGGCAGTTCGAGTGCTTCTGCCAACAGTTCACAGATGCCACCTGGAAG GACTCTGCCTCGGAGCGGTTCAGCACGCAACATGTGA
- the LOC123124029 gene encoding uncharacterized protein codes for MALNTRNAIVAILLLVVMVAAVSTPAVTAQEDCWDKCFKDCKAKMAMEVCNQKCIDFCIYQAGAREYVKMAGDKLKETKTASPEQATILKNQATTYLERAKVLSDKAVTP; via the coding sequence ATGGCGCTGAATACTAGGAATGCAATCGTTGCCATTCTCCTCCTCGTCGTGATGGTCGCGGCGGTCTCAACACCAGCGGTAACTGCCCAAGAGGACTGCTGGGACAAATGTTTCAAGGACTGCAAGGcaaaaatggcaatggaagtttgCAACCAAAAGTGCATTGACTTTTGCATTTATCAAGCTGGAGCCAGAGAATATGTTAAGATGGCTGGCGATAAACTCAAGGAGACCAAAACTGCCTCTCCAGAACAGGCCACTATACTCAAGAATCAAGCTACCACCTACTTAGAACGTGCCAAAGTCCTCAGCGATAAAGCCGTGACCCCGTGA